One genomic window of Agrobacterium vitis includes the following:
- a CDS encoding DUF3991 and toprim domain-containing protein: MDKNDIEELRARVGCAAVLEHEGFAIDRKESTRRAVKFRRDDDIVIVIHDDRGWFDARSEAKGDVFALASYLHGIGFAEALAVVGDLVAFQPTAATWEKPFRQTQTDASIPDRWNYRKRPWRASATWSYLRQNRALPWQVISAAIDADVLREGPYGSVWAKHVDAAGATIGWEERGPDWRGFSTGGAKALFRFGKVDARRICVTEAAIDALSLAAIEQTRSDTLYVSTGGGWSPLTAQALETLASGEGAWLVAATDNNVQGEVFADRLRQMANSAGCDFSRLRPRCEDWNEELKERRERGELPHTRPAHQG; the protein is encoded by the coding sequence ATGGATAAAAATGACATTGAGGAACTGCGAGCCCGGGTGGGCTGCGCAGCAGTGCTCGAGCATGAGGGCTTCGCAATAGACCGGAAAGAGAGCACACGCCGGGCGGTCAAATTCCGGCGCGACGACGACATCGTCATTGTGATCCACGATGACAGGGGATGGTTCGACGCCCGATCTGAAGCCAAGGGCGACGTTTTCGCGCTCGCAAGCTATCTCCATGGGATCGGCTTTGCCGAGGCCTTGGCGGTGGTCGGCGATCTCGTCGCGTTTCAGCCAACCGCAGCGACCTGGGAGAAGCCTTTTCGTCAAACGCAAACAGATGCTTCTATCCCTGACCGCTGGAACTATAGAAAACGGCCATGGCGCGCATCGGCGACGTGGAGCTATCTCAGACAAAACCGGGCGCTGCCATGGCAAGTCATTTCAGCCGCGATCGATGCAGACGTTCTCCGGGAAGGTCCATATGGCTCTGTGTGGGCAAAACATGTCGATGCGGCTGGCGCCACCATCGGTTGGGAGGAACGCGGTCCGGACTGGCGCGGGTTTTCCACCGGCGGCGCCAAGGCGCTCTTCCGGTTTGGAAAGGTGGATGCCCGCCGGATCTGTGTGACGGAGGCGGCAATCGATGCACTCAGCCTGGCGGCGATCGAGCAGACACGATCCGACACGCTTTATGTCAGCACCGGTGGCGGCTGGTCGCCGTTGACCGCTCAGGCGTTGGAGACCCTGGCTTCCGGGGAAGGCGCGTGGCTTGTGGCCGCGACCGACAACAACGTTCAGGGTGAGGTTTTTGCCGATCGCCTGCGCCAGATGGCCAACAGCGCGGGGTGTGACTTCTCGCGGCTGAGGCCGCGATGTGAAGACTGGAATGAGGAATTGAAGGAGAGGAGGGAAAGAGGAGAGCTGCCGCATACGCGGCCAGCGCATCAAGGGTAA
- a CDS encoding DUF1419 domain-containing protein translates to MFVSPAIRKVFEGVASRHEMYALFNRHSQSPFDDDRISGRRYVGEWFEITEADHDHMFEILPPLFYRGDMFAMREFLAASVTSMFFALTIDDRSRWFHGYCDLGDRQSPDRMRAEIIARESRPVRAMNRQEKLDHIWSATGPDFRGYSDGRFPADLRNRQIVLVYPSAQGKIWKLLDDLTDEEIAAKLPVQFRLLPETIAA, encoded by the coding sequence ATGTTCGTTTCCCCCGCTATCCGTAAGGTGTTCGAAGGCGTGGCCAGCCGCCACGAGATGTACGCCCTTTTCAACCGCCACAGCCAGTCGCCATTCGACGATGACCGCATTTCCGGCAGGCGCTATGTCGGCGAATGGTTCGAAATCACAGAAGCGGACCACGATCATATGTTCGAGATCCTGCCGCCGCTCTTCTATCGTGGCGACATGTTCGCCATGCGCGAGTTTCTGGCCGCCAGCGTCACCAGCATGTTCTTCGCCCTGACGATCGATGATCGGTCCCGATGGTTCCACGGCTATTGCGATCTGGGCGATCGCCAGTCGCCCGACCGCATGCGCGCCGAGATCATCGCCCGCGAATCCCGCCCGGTCCGCGCCATGAACCGACAGGAAAAGCTCGATCATATCTGGAGCGCAACCGGTCCGGATTTCCGGGGCTATTCCGACGGGCGCTTTCCAGCCGATCTCCGCAATCGCCAGATCGTGCTCGTTTATCCCTCAGCTCAAGGCAAGATCTGGAAGCTGCTCGACGATCTGACCGACGAGGAGATCGCCGCTAAGCTGCCCGTACAATTCCGTCTTCTGCCGGAAACGATCGCTGCCTGA